Proteins encoded together in one Deinococcus irradiatisoli window:
- a CDS encoding replication-associated recombination protein A has translation MSLFDPPAPLAERLRPQTLGEVVGQRHLLGPGKPLTRALASGRLGSFILWGPPGVGKTTLARLMAREVGAHFIGLSAVSAGVKDVRDATAEAERLRGRGQKTILFLDEIHRFNKAQQDALLPHVESGLLTLVGATTENPSFEVNPALRSRARTLVLEALTPEDVRALLDRALSDPRGLPNVTAQPEALDLLARLADGDARRALSTLEVASSLAEPITPQAITEAFGRHLPQMDKGGEDFYNLISALHKSVRGSQPDAALYWLARMVEGGADTLYVARRIVRMAAEDIGLADPQALRLAVAARDTAEFLGSPEGDLALAQAVVYLSLAPKSNSVYIAWKAALTAVREGESLPVPLHLRNAPTALMRSQGYGQGYAYYFDDPEGSFRQRYLPEGTELSLYRPGDEGWEGRIQERWRKLQAAHHAERQSK, from the coding sequence ATGAGCTTGTTCGATCCGCCCGCTCCGCTGGCCGAGCGCCTGCGGCCCCAGACGCTCGGCGAGGTGGTGGGCCAGCGCCACCTGCTCGGCCCCGGCAAACCGCTGACCCGCGCCCTGGCGTCGGGACGGCTGGGCTCGTTCATCTTGTGGGGGCCGCCGGGCGTGGGCAAAACCACCCTGGCCCGCTTGATGGCCCGCGAGGTCGGGGCGCATTTCATCGGCCTCTCGGCGGTGTCGGCCGGCGTCAAGGACGTGCGCGACGCCACCGCCGAGGCCGAGCGCCTGCGCGGGCGCGGCCAGAAGACCATCCTGTTTCTCGACGAGATTCACCGCTTCAACAAGGCCCAGCAAGACGCCCTGCTGCCGCACGTCGAATCGGGCCTGCTGACCCTGGTGGGCGCGACTACCGAGAACCCCAGCTTCGAGGTCAATCCGGCGCTGCGTTCGCGCGCCCGGACCCTGGTGCTCGAAGCGCTGACCCCTGAGGACGTGCGCGCCCTGCTGGACCGGGCCCTGAGCGATCCGCGCGGCCTGCCGAACGTGACCGCCCAGCCCGAGGCCCTCGATCTGCTGGCCCGCCTGGCCGACGGCGACGCCCGGCGGGCGCTGAGCACGCTGGAAGTGGCCTCCAGCCTGGCCGAGCCGATCACGCCGCAGGCCATCACCGAGGCGTTCGGCCGCCACCTGCCGCAGATGGATAAGGGCGGCGAGGACTTCTACAACCTGATCTCGGCCCTGCACAAATCGGTGCGCGGCAGCCAGCCCGACGCCGCGCTCTACTGGCTGGCCCGCATGGTCGAGGGCGGCGCCGACACGCTCTACGTGGCCCGCCGGATCGTGCGGATGGCCGCCGAGGACATCGGGCTGGCCGATCCCCAGGCGTTGCGGCTGGCGGTGGCCGCCCGTGACACCGCCGAGTTCCTGGGCAGTCCCGAGGGCGACCTCGCCCTGGCGCAGGCGGTGGTGTACCTCAGCCTGGCACCCAAGAGCAACAGCGTCTATATCGCCTGGAAAGCGGCGTTGACGGCGGTGCGCGAGGGTGAGTCGCTGCCGGTGCCGCTGCACCTGCGCAATGCGCCCACCGCCTTGATGCGCTCTCAGGGCTACGGCCAGGGCTACGCCTACTACTTCGACGACCCCGAGGGCAGCTTCCGTCAACGCTACCTGCCCGAAGGCACCGAGCTCTCGCTCTACCGTCCCGGCGACGAGGGCTGGGAAGGGCGGATTCAGGAACGCTGGCGCAAATTACAGGCTGCCCACCATGCCGAGCGCCAAAGCAAATGA